Proteins from a genomic interval of Alosa alosa isolate M-15738 ecotype Scorff River chromosome 8, AALO_Geno_1.1, whole genome shotgun sequence:
- the tmem244 gene encoding transmembrane protein 244 — translation MFLDYCCRCCSVTFIKRHGQLPVNNKLNDTWIVLQNLLMCMVTFYALYFIAVSLCIGIFRVEEVDSMLAPFDYTTQPSWHNPKYLVCVISTEVTYILGGLLFAWIVEEWVWDYAITVTLLHVGLTIAVMSDIPSTEHWWMALGAGLVMMILGGQILAYRLFRNNFVYPADLQNF, via the exons ATGTTTTTGGACTACTGCTGCAGGTGTTGCTCAGTCACTTTCATCAAACGCCATGGACAGCTGCCTGTCAACAACAAACTTAACGACacttgg ATTGTTCTCCAGAACTTGCTAATGTGCATGGTGACTTTCTATGCACTCTACTTTATTGCTGTCAGCCTGTGCATAGGCATATTCAG AGTGGAGGAGGTTGACAGCATGTTGGCTCCCTTCGACTACACAACCCAACCATCATGGCACAATCCCAAATATTTAG TGTGTGTAATCTCCACAGAGGTGACTTATATCCTGGGAGGCCTGCTGTTTGCTTGGATTGTGGAAGAATGGGTGTGGGACTACGCCATCACAGTCACACTGCTGCATGTTGGCCTGACCATAGCAG TTATGTCTGACATCCCATCCACAGAGCACTGGTGGATGGCACTTG GCGCTGGCCTGGTCATGATGATTCTTGGGGGACAGATACTAGCATACAGACTGTTCCGGAATAATTTTGTGTACCCAGCTGACCTCCAAAACTTCTGA